One genomic region from Anopheles bellator chromosome 2, idAnoBellAS_SP24_06.2, whole genome shotgun sequence encodes:
- the LOC131210187 gene encoding anaphase-promoting complex subunit 7, producing MGTLFEQLKILFDYELYSNAATLANLILAVHETNRAILSMQDHLSTLVYYAESLYHERQFREAEVVYRQAIQLRRLLSKNKSPNCKPAHPGQVDLQSEVELKYKTAKCLIEIKRYRDAVVLLQTIPFKQRTPKVNMLLSKLCHNHGHERTAIITYKEVLKDCPLAFEAIEGLLALGIKGIEVNSLIVDASLAPQCSDWMSSWIKAHANIQARKYTEAIQTLRSIEANTALRNYHQLLVLIGECYYHNGEYENAYNALKRAHGLQPQSRAGLQILAILTAKKKKINELEKLITPASSFLNEYSSEIWFVMAQFLYSTTKYDKAVYFVQKACFMNPRNLEALVLKAEILLQLKKYQQAIEHLRYAQQFAPYRYEIHKVLVDSYLNMGRVREAQVQALKAVKMIGETARMLVLLARTYMKEKATRPKAKALFIKALGINENYLPAVYLLAELYQRENDMASSMELLKKHVMLSQNCKLHAMLGDVLINDKDHSGALEHYTMAINLDPSNRCAMAGLLAMGQNNGNTSSTSNTGATTSYLESMADEGSDMPDTPLEMIEIRTTGPNEMESESDAMWSDVEIEINQ from the exons ATGGGAACCCTTTTCGAACAGCTGAAGATTTTGTTCGACTATGAGCTGTACTCTAACGCAGCGACGTTG GCCAATCTGATACTGGCAGTCCACGAGACGAATCGTGCAATACTGAGTATGCAGGATCACCTGAGCACGCTCGTTTACTATGCGGAATCCCTATATCACGAGCGGCAGTTTCGCGAAGCCGAAGTCGTCTACCGACAGGCAATTCAGCTGCGACGCCTGTtgtcgaaaaacaaatcacccAACTGCAAGCCGGCTCACCCGGGACAGGTCGATCTTCAGTCGGAGGTGGAACTGAAGTACAAGACGGCCAAGTGTCTGATCGAAATCAAACGCTACCGAGATGCGGTCGTGTTGCTGCAGACAATCCCCTTCAAGCAGCGCACACCGAAGGTTAATATGCTTCTGAGTAAACTGTGCCACAACCATGGCCACGAGCGAACCGCGATCATCACTTACAAAGAGGTGCTAAAGGACTGCCCACTGGCGTTCGAAGCCATCGAGGGCTTGCTGGCGCTGGGGATTAAGGGCATCGAGGTGAACTCGCTGATTGTCGATGCATCGCTTGCCCCCCAGTGCAGCGATTGGATGAGCAGCTGGATAAAGGCGCACGCCAACATCCAGGCACGCAAGTACACTGAGGCCATTCAAACGTTACGTAGCATCGAGGCGAACACGGCCCTACGCAACTATCACCAGCTGTTAGTGTTGATCGGCGAGTGTTACTACCACAATGGCGAGTACGAGAACGCTTACAATGCGCTCAAGAGAGCACACGGTCTGCAACCACAATCCCGGGCTGGTCTCCAGATACTTGCCATACTGacggcaaagaaaaagaagattaACGAACTGGAGAAGCTCATTACGCCCGCGTCGTCCTTTCTGAACGAGTACTCATCCGAGATATGGTTCGTGATGGCCCAGTTCCTCTACTCCACGACCAAATACGACAAAGCGGTATATTTTGTGCAAAAGGCGTGCTTCATGAACCCGCGCAACCTTGAAGCGTTAGTTTTGAAGGCGGAGATCCTCTTGCAGCTGAAGAAGTACCAGCAAGCCATCGAACACCTGCGATACGCGCAACAGTTTGCACCGTATCGATACGAAATCCACAAGGTGCTGGTAGACAGTTATCTTAACATGGGCCGTGTGCGTGAGGCACAAGTGCAGGCACTGAAGGCGGTCAAAATGATTGGTGAAACGGCGCGAATGTTGGTG TTACTCGCGCGAACATACATGAAGGAAAAAGCGACACGGCCAAAGGCGAAGGCACTCTTCATCAAGGCGCTCGGTATCAACGAAAACTATCTGCCGGCCGTGTATCTGCTGGCGGAGTTGTACCAACGCGAGAATGATATGGCCAGCAGTAtggagctgctgaagaagcaTGTAATGCTGTCGCAAAACTGTAAATTACACGCCATGTTGGGCGACGTACTGATCAACGATAAGGACCATTCGGGAGCGTTGGAACACTATACGATGGCCATAAA CCTCGATCCATCGAACCGTTGTGCAATGGCTGGCCTCCTGGCAATGggacaaaacaatggcaacacGAGCAGTACGTCGAACACTGGTGCAACCACTTCCTATCTTGAATCGATGGCAGACGAAGGCAGCGATATGCCGGATACACCACTGGAAATGATCGAAATACGAACCACGGGCCCGAACGAGATGGAGTCCGAGAGCGATGCAATGTGGTCCGATGTAGAGATTGAAATCAATCAGTAA